Proteins encoded in a region of the Phocoena phocoena chromosome X, mPhoPho1.1, whole genome shotgun sequence genome:
- the PABPC5 gene encoding polyadenylate-binding protein 5 gives MGSGEPNPAGKKKKYLKAALYVGDLDPDVTEDMLYKKFRPAGPLRFTRICRDPVTRSPLGYGYVNFRFPADAEWALNTMNFDLINGKPFRLMWSQPDDRLRKSGVGNIFIKNLDKSIDNRALFYLFSAFGSILSCKVVCDDNGSKGYAYVHFDSLAAANRAIWHMNGVRLNNRQVYVGRFKFPEERAAEVRTRDRATFTNVFVKNFGDDMDDDKLKELFSEYGPTESVKVIRDASGKSKGFGFVRYETHEAAQKAVLDLHGKSIDGKVLYVGRAQKKIERLAELRRRFERLRLKEKSRPPGVPIYIKNLDETIDDEKLKEEFSSFGSISRAKVMVEVGQGKGFGVVCFSSFEEATKAVDEMNGRIVGSKPLHVTLGQARRRW, from the coding sequence ATGGGGAGTGGGGAGCCTAATCCTgctggcaagaaaaagaagtaccTCAAGGCTGCCCTGTATGTGGGTGACTTGGACCCAGATGTCACCGAGGACATGTTATATAAAAAGTTCAGGCCTGCTGGCCCTCTTCGCTTCACCCGAATCTGCCGTGACCCGGTGACCCGCAGCCCCCTGGGCTATGGTTATGTTAACTTCCGCTTTCCTGCGGATGCTGAGTGGGCCTTGAACACCATGAATTTTGATTTGATTAACGGCAAACCTTTCCGCCTAATGTGGTCTCAGCCAGATGACCGCTTAAGAAAGTCTGGAGTTGGAAATATATTCATCAAAAACCTGGACAAATCCATAGACAATAGGGCCcttttttatctgttttctgcTTTTGGGAGCATTCTCTCCTGCAAGGTAGTATGCGATGACAACGGCTCTAAGGGTTATGCCTATGTGCACTTTGACAGCCTGGCCGCTGCCAATAGGGCCATCTGGCACATGAATGGAGTGCGGCTCAACAACCGCCAGGTGTACGTTGGCCGATTCAAATTTCCGGAAGAGCGGGCAGCTGAAGTTAGAACTAGGGATAGAGCGACTTTCACCAATGTTTTCGTTAAAAACTTTGGAGATGACATGGATGACGACAAACTGAAGGAACTTTTCAGTGAATACGGGCCAACTGAGAGTGTTAAGGTAATAAGAGATGCCAGTGGGAAATCGAAAGGCTTTGGATTTGTGAGATACGAGACACACGAGGCTGCCCAAAAGGCTGTGTTAGACCTGCATGGAAAGTCCATCGATGGGAAAGTCCTCTATGTAGGGCGAGCACAGAAGAAAATTGAACGCCTGGCTGAGTTAAGGCGAAGATTTGAGCGgctgagattaaaagaaaaaagtcggCCTCCAGGGGTGCCTATCTATATTAAGAACCTAGACGAGACCATcgatgatgaaaaactgaaggaggaattttcttcctttggatCAATTAGCCGGGCCAAAGTGATGGTGGAAGTGGGGCAAGGCAAAGGGTTTGGTGTTGTCTGCTTCTCCTCTTTTGAAGAGGCTACCAAAGCAGTAGATGAGATGAATGGTCGCATAGTGGGCTCCAAGCCTCTGCATGTCACGCTGGGCCAGGCCAGGCGCAGGTGGTGA